A section of the Engystomops pustulosus chromosome 3, aEngPut4.maternal, whole genome shotgun sequence genome encodes:
- the LOC140120728 gene encoding interleukin-17F-like, with protein sequence MTVDISLIDTNYLDSLVQMEDINGRSLSPWEYSLNTDPNRFPFVISEANCLTFACVDADGNDSPELMSYPIQQEVLVLRREQKGCGFSYRLESEEVTLGCTCVRPRLQHI encoded by the exons ATGACAGTGGACATTAGTCTCATAGACACCAACTACCTGGACAGCTTGGTGCAGATGGAGGACATCAATGGCCGCTCCTTGTCACCCTGGGAATACAG TCTGAACACAGATCCCAACAGATTCCCCTTTGTGATTTCCGAGGCCAATTGTCTCACTTTTGCTTGTGTAGACGCTGATGGCAATGACAGTCCAGAGCTGATGTCTTACCCCATCCAGCAGGAGGTGCTGGTCCTACGCCGGGAGCAGAAAGGCTGCGGCTTCTCCTATAGACTGGAGAGCGAGGAGGTGACACTGGGCTGTACATGTGTCCGGCCCAGGCTCCAACACATCTGA
- the LOC140122947 gene encoding interleukin-17A-like — MAAPRTSVVLVSWFLLSLSSCVHGRDEEIPGTEGWDVPPVSGGDCPFPVDTTFPSRVKVDMRVSSRSSAQMMMESVRSRSMSPWEYSSNVDHNRVPVVINEARCLHHGCVDPEGNVDLSMNSVPIRQEILVLHGEMRGCVPVYKLDKQLVTVGCTCVRPIIQYLK, encoded by the exons atggccgcccccagaacaTCAGTG GTTCTCGTCTCGTGGTTTCTTCTGAGCCTCAGTTCTTGTGTCCATGGAAGAGACGAGGAGATACCTGGTACAGAAGGGTGGGATGTCCCTCCAGTGTCCGGGGGGGATTGTCCATTTCCTGTGGACACCACATTTCCTTCCCGTGTGAAGGTGGATATGAGGGTCAGCAGCAGAAGTTCTGCTCAGATGATGATGGAAAGTGTGAGGAGCCGCTCCATGTCTCCATGGGAATACAG CTCTAATGTGGACCATAACCGGGTTCCTGTGGTCATCAATGAGGCCAGATGTCTCCACCACGGCTGTGTGGACCCTGAGGGGAATGTGGACCTCAGCATGAACTCAGTCCCCATCAGACAGGAGATCCTGGTCCTGCATGGGGAGATGAGAGGATGTGTCCCCGTCTATAAGCTGGACAAGCAGCTGGTCACCGTGGGCTGCACCTGTGTCCGGCCCATCATCCAGTACCTGAAATAG